In Bermanella sp. WJH001, the genomic stretch TCTATGTAATACCGGTGTTTGAAGTCGCTACATCCAAAAGCCATGCACTGCATGGCTTTTTTTATGGCAATATAAAATATACGCTTGGAGAGACTGGCTTTTACTGACTATACTGTGTGTATTGATAGAGGAGTTTTGTAATGACAGCATGGCTAAACGCCTTTAAGGCGATGATTCAACAATTACTTGAGCCACAACAAACGCTTCAACCTATTAAGATTGAAGTGCAAGATCAGCCTCAAGTGCAACGCGCTCAGGCGCAGCGTCGCCGTAGACGTTAACCTCGTTTAAACAAAAAGGCCCTAATGGGCCTTTTTTTGTGCCTGCGTATTGTTTGATTGAGGCACAGTAAGATGTGGTTAGGTTTGAGCGCAGCGAAAACCGTAGCCCATCGTTTTTTAGAGTCACCTTCATTGATGGGTTACGCTTCGCTAACCCATCCTACCAAGCTGATGCTTTTCATTTCATGCCTATACAACGATATAATATGTAGGAACCCGCACCTGCGGGTGAATCACTTTACCCACGTACATTTCACTAGACTGTGAATGATCGATATATCCTCAAGATTCATCGCTTTTGCCAGCACGGTTTCTTTTCTCGGGGTTGCACCCCGACCCTTCCGTTCACCCTGAGCCTGTCGAAGGGCGCGCCTAACTATCCACGGCGGCACCTCGTATATTTCATTAGACTTTGATTATGCCGTGAATAAATGGCGCATTTTGTTATCGTTACAGGCTTGGTTTCCGATGGTTTGAAGCATTGTAGGAGAATGCCCTGCGCCCGATAACCTGTGATTCTAGCTCAAGCTTCGGCGGGCCTGCATGTTACGCATGTGCGTTGTGTTCTAGCTCAAGCTTCGGCGGGCCTGCATATTACGCATGTGCGTTATGTTCAGATTGTTAATTATCTAAAACCGAGATGTCTGGGAGGTTAAAGCCTGAACCGTTTTCTTTGTGGGGAAGTATCCCCACCCCCCTCTTCGCTCATACTTCACACCGCTCGTCTCTTATGGGGAGATCGAACGCTTTGGTTGTAGCGGTCCTCAGAAATCGCATATTGTTATCGGTACCGTCTTGGTTCCGATGGTTTTGAAGTATTGTAGGAGGGTGCCCTGCGCCCGATAACCTGTGATTCTAGCTCAAGCTTCGGCGGGCCTGCATATTACGCATGTGCGTTGTGTTCAGACTGTTAATTATCTAAAACTGGGATGTCTGGGTGGTTTAAGCCTGAACCGTTTTCTTTGTGGGGAAGTATCCCCTCTTCGCTCATACTTCACACCGCTCGTCTCTTATGGGGAGATCGAACGCTTTGGTTGTAGCGGTGCTCAGAAATCGCATATTGTTATCGGTACGGTTTGGTTTACTTTTAACCTAAAAATTTCACTATGGCATTAAACACTATCTAACCGATCCATGTATTTAGCATTAAAAATAAATTAAAAAACGAACAACAAAACCGAATAAGTAACACCAAGGGAAAAAATGCTTGAATATTGGAACTATAAAAAAGAATTAAGACGTCTTAATAAGGAATATAAAGAAGTTAACAATGCGCTTTATGAGGCAAAAAAAAATCATAAAAACCCAGACAACGATGCCCTTTTATCCTTTTTAGGCTATGACCTTTATGAGTTAAATTGCTGGATTGAGTATCACAAAACAAACTACCTAAAACACCAAGCAAACCAGCACTTTATTCCAATGCCCGATATCAATGACCCTGATATGTATAAATCTTTTGATATTGATGATGATAAAAGTCCTATAAAAGTACTAACAGATAAAGGAATTCATAATTTACGTATTAGAATTAGAGAAGAGCACAAAGCAAAAAGAGAGGTACTGACATTTTGGTTTACAGTCATTACAGGTCTAGTTGGAGCTATAATTGGATTAATTTCTGTAATTAAAGCGTAAAACCTCAACCGTCTTATATCCAATTACTAAAGTATCACTAGCAACGCAAGATCGAGGCGAAAGTACCTTTTTATTGAGGCGTGTAGTCTTTCTTACACAACGATATAAAAAGGTACTTTCAACAAAGATATAACGAGTAAGCTAGCTCAAGAATTAGGCTTTGTGTTCGCGGGCAAGATAATCATGACTCTGCATCTCTAACATACGCGAAGTGGTACGCTGAAACGGGAAGTCCAATTTACCGCCCGTATAAATATCTGGGATAGCAGCATCGGCGGACATAATCACTTTTACACCGCGATCGTAGAACTCATCAATCAAGTTAATATAACGGCGACCTAGGTCGTCATTTTTTATGCTCATTTGTGGCACGTTTGAAATGATGACAGCATGAAATAATTTGCCCAGTTCAATGTAATCATTTTGTGAACGTGGACCGTCACATAATGCATTAAATTCAAACCATGCAATATCATCACATATGGCTTTGGCAGGAATGTTTCTACCAAGTACTTCTACATTTACATTACGTTCAATATGAGCAGCATCCGCAATCAGGCTATCAAAGCTTTTTTGCAAACTCGCTTCTGCGCTGTCATCTAATGGGTAATGGTACAACTCGGCTTGTTCTAATGTACGTAAACGGTAATCCACGCCGCTATCTACGTTGATCACATCCGTAAATTCATTTAACAATTTAATAGCGGGAATAAAACGGTCTCGCTGTAAGCCGTTCTCGTATAAACCGTCAGGAATAATATTGGATGTACTCACCAAGGTCACACCACGTGCAAACAGTTCTTGCATAAGGCCACCTAGAATCATGGCGTCACCAATATCGACAACAAAAAATTCATCAAAACAAATGACAACTGCCTCTTCGGCAATTTGGTCGGCTATTTTGACTAGAGGGTTTTTCTCACCCGCCAGCTGAGTTAAATCTTTATGCACTCGCTGCATGAAACGGTGAAAGTGAGTGCGCATTTTGCGCTCAAACGGCAACGCGTCATAAAACGTATCCACCAAGTAAGTTTTACCACGACCCACACCACCCCAAAAGTAGATGCCTTGTACCGGACGCTTCGTTTTACCTTTACCCAATCCTGATAGCATTTTATTAAAGGCTGAGCGGTTTTGATTGGCTTGCCATTGCGCGACTAAGTCATCATATAGACGCTGCAAATGTTTAACGGCCATTTCTTGCGCAGGGTCATAGGAGAAATCATCTCGTTCGAGGTCTTTGCGGTACAGTTCTAATGGAGTCATGGCCGTTGCTTTATATCCGTGTAATTGGAGTATAGAAGAAATCTAAATTTGGGGCGCAAATGTACCGATTACGCCAGCTAAAGGCAACTTAGCACAAGGTTTTAGCGACTAAATAGCCCTTTAATGTGCCCCTTAAGTTCGGTTAAGCGCCCATGAAAGAAATGCCCAGCCCCTTCTAGGGTGATCATTTCCACTGGGGGGTATAATGACTGTGTCCAGTTCGCCACATCATGGTATGGCACAATTTCATCGGCATCCCCCATTATGATAGTGGTATCTATACCAAATGGCGTGACCTGTTCAAACGGGGAATTTAGCACCGATGGAGCGATTAACAGAACGTGCTGAACCTTCACACTGGCAAGCGCCTGTGTATGGGCTGCAGCCTGAGCCGCTATGTAGGCACCAAAGCTAAAACCGGCAAAATACAGCTCCTCTACCTCACGATTTTTGAGTAGCCACTGAACGATCGCGATGGCATCACTCACTTCACCGCTGTTGTCGCCATATTCGCCCTCACTTTTTCCTACACCTCGATAGTTAAAACGTACCCCATTCATTCCCATATCTTCATAGGCCTTAGTGGTCATGGTGACCACTTTATTATCCATAGTGCCGCCATGCAGCGGATGGGGATGACACACAATGACATATGCAGTGCTTGCCTTGCCCTCATTTAGCGCCACTTCAAGCAGGCCTTGTTCACCTTGAATCGTAAATGACGCCATGTGTATACCTCCTAATGAAAAGCCAAGCTTACTGCAATGAAATAGAGTTTTCCGCTATTTAGTCACTAGGATTCAACTCAATAACTGGATAGACTGAAGTTCTTACCGTTACGATAGCAGGCCGCTAAGGATTGCATATGAGTGCACAATTAATCTCCAGTATTTTTATTTTTGCCGTGGGTATTGGTATCGGCATTCTTGTTCAACGTTATGTGCTCAGTCGTGGCACACATGTGGCAATACTTGAGCGTGAACTCGATAAGCTCAAAGGTGAGCAACTATCCATGAAAGATGCCCTGCAACAGCATTATTCTCAAACATCTGACCTGGCTCAAAACCTGACTAAAAGCTACCAAGATTTGTATGAACACATTGCAAAAGGCGCGTCTCAGTTTACAGAAAAGCCTTTGGCTGATTTGAAAGATGCCCTTGAACAAGCCGATAGCACCTTGAAAGTTGAAGCCCCTAAGGATTACGCCGAAAAAGTCGCTCTATCCGACCAATAACGGGGCTTAGCGCTCATACTAATACCTCTAAATGGCTATATCATTATTATGTTTTGATATAAACCAATCTCTTCTTATGCCCCCTTTACACTGGTATAGTAACGCCACTTTTAATACCTGTAGATTTATCTTGATCACAGAGAGCCTAAACATGTCGGATTACAATTTAACCCACTTAAAACAGCTTGAAGCTGAAAGCATACATATCATCCGTGAGGTGGCCGCAGAATTTGATAATCCTGTGATGATGTATTCTGTCGGTAAGGACAGCGCCGTTATGCTTCACCTTGCTCGTAAAGCGTTTGCCCCTGGTGTGCCACCCTTTCCTCTATTACACGTAGATACTACGTGGAAATTTAAAGAGATGATTCAATTCCGTGATTACATGGCCAAAACATCTGGCATGGAACTTCTGGTTCATATCAACCAAGAAGGGGTTGCCCAAGGGGTTGGTCCTTTTACCCATGGTTCAAGTAAGCACACTGACATCATGAAAACCGAAGGTCTAAAACAAGCATTAAACAAATATAAGTTTGATGCTGCGTTTGGTGGTGCTCGTCGTGATGAAGAAAAATCCCGTGCGAAAGAACGTGTATATTCTTTCCGCGACAAAAACCACAGATGGGATCCAAAAAGCCAACGTCCTGAACTTTGGAATATCTACAACGGTAAAGTGAACCCTGGTGAAAGTATTCGTGTGTTCCCTATTTCTAACTGGACTGAATTAGATATCTGGCAGTACATCTATTTAGAAAACATTGAGATTCCAGATTTATACCTTGCGAAGAAACGCCCTGTTGTTGAACGCGATGGCACCTTAATCATGGTGGATGACGAACGTATGCCACTTAATGAAGGTGAAGTGCCTGAAGAAAAAATGGTGCGCTTCCGTACACTGGGTTGTTATCCGTTAACAGGTGCTGTGGAATCTGAAGCAGCAACCTTGCCAGATATTATTCAAGAAATGTTATTGACCACCACCAGTGAGCGTCAAGGTCGCGCAATTGATCACGATTCATCTGGCTCCATGGAAAAGAAAAAGCAAGAGGGTTATTTCTAATGTCGCACCAATCAGAGTTAATTTCACAAGACATTCTTGCTTATCTTAAACAGCACGAAAATAAAGAACTACTGCGCTTTTTAACCTGCGGTAACGTTGATGATGGTAAAAGTACCTTAATCGGTCGTTTGTTATTTGATTCAAAAATGATTTTTGAAGATCAACTAGCTGCCATTGAAAACGACAGTGTAAAACACGGTACAACCGGCAATAAAATTGACCTCGCATTATTGGTTGATGGTCTTGCTGCTGAGCGTGAACAAGGTATTACGATTGATGTAGCGTATCGTTATTTCTCAACTGAAAAGCGTAAGTTCATCATTGCCGATACACCAGGGCACGAGCAATACACTCGCAACATGGCAACCGGTGCCTCTACCTGTGACCTTGCGATTATTCTTGTGGATGCACGCTATGGCGTACAGACTCAGACTAAACGTCACAGTTTTATCGCCTCTTTATTAGGTATTAAACACATTGTTGTTGCCGTTAACAAAATGGACTTAATGGATTTCAGCGAAGACAAATTCAATGAAATCAAAAACGACTATTTAGAATTTGGTAAAGACCTCGGTTTAACCAACGTTCACTTTGTTCCTTTGTCTGCTCTTGACGGTGACAACGTTGTAAACCGCTCTGAACGAAGCCCTTGGTATCAAGGCAAAACGTTAATGGAAATTTTAGAGACCGTTGAAATCAACGCCGATCGCAACTTAGAAAATTTCCGTTTTCCTGTTCAGTTTGTTAACCGTCCAAACCTAGATTTCCGTGGTTTCTGCGGCACAGTGGCGTCTGGTATCGTGCGCCCTGGCGACGAAATTACTGCATTGCCTTCAGGTAAAACCTCAAAAGTTAAATCCATTGTTAACTTTGACGGTAACATGCAAGAAGCCTTCATCGACCAAGCCGTTACCATTACGCTTGAAGATGAAATCGATATCAGTCGTGGTGACATGATTGTTAAAACCGCTGACAAACCTCAGATCAGTAAACAATTAAACGCTGACATCGTTTGGATGAGCGAAGATGCAATGAAGATCGGTAAACAATACGATTTGAAATTTGCCTCTGCGGCGAACACAGGCACCTTTTCGAAAGTGCACCATCGTGTTGATGTAAACACCATGGAACAACATGACAGCAAAGAGCTTAAACTCAATGAAATTGGTTTATGCGAACTAACACTGAACAAAGCCGTTGCCTTTGATGCTTACAAAAAGAATCGCGCAACTGGTGCCTTCATCATCATCGACCGTTTAACCAACGTGACGGTTGGCGCCGGTATGATTGTGGGTGGCGCGGATAGCAACACTGGCGAGTCTTTAGTGGCTGTTACCAGCCAAGAGAAAGCCGATCGCTTTGATCAAAAACCTGCTTCTATTGTGTTAACCGGTACCAACAAACATGTATTGGCAGGCGCACTTGATCGCAAATTGTTTACTCTAGGTAAAGCCGCTGCTCTAGTGAGTCGTGACGACCTTGGTGATAACAATCCAGATGATATTGCGCGCATCATGAAACAAGCTGGTCTTATTGCGCTGTGTACTTTTGAAACGGCTCAGGCAGACCTAGCCATTGATGCTGATAAAACCAGTATTGATGCTGCCATTGCTGAAATTCAAGACAAAGGGATTATTTAACATCCTCCTCTAGCTTGAACAAAAAGCCTGCTTAATAGCAGGCTTTTTTGTTTGGCGCATTTCGCTCTAGCTTCTAATTCAACACATAATTTCTTCAAAGACATGAAAAACAACACGCCATGTCGCATTTGGTCATTTAGTGTCCGAATTTACCCCTTTTTCATTAGTTAGGCAGTGGTATCCTAAACCCATCAATAATAGTGAATGCCATGAAAGGTCTATCTATGTGGCCAATATGAGTATGTTGGGCGATCTAAAACTCTCATACCATTTATACATGAAGCACCCAACAGAATTGATACTAGGTGTCAGCGAAGGGCGGATAGCGTCAATAC encodes the following:
- the zapE gene encoding cell division protein ZapE; this encodes MTPLELYRKDLERDDFSYDPAQEMAVKHLQRLYDDLVAQWQANQNRSAFNKMLSGLGKGKTKRPVQGIYFWGGVGRGKTYLVDTFYDALPFERKMRTHFHRFMQRVHKDLTQLAGEKNPLVKIADQIAEEAVVICFDEFFVVDIGDAMILGGLMQELFARGVTLVSTSNIIPDGLYENGLQRDRFIPAIKLLNEFTDVINVDSGVDYRLRTLEQAELYHYPLDDSAEASLQKSFDSLIADAAHIERNVNVEVLGRNIPAKAICDDIAWFEFNALCDGPRSQNDYIELGKLFHAVIISNVPQMSIKNDDLGRRYINLIDEFYDRGVKVIMSADAAIPDIYTGGKLDFPFQRTTSRMLEMQSHDYLAREHKA
- a CDS encoding alpha/beta fold hydrolase codes for the protein MASFTIQGEQGLLEVALNEGKASTAYVIVCHPHPLHGGTMDNKVVTMTTKAYEDMGMNGVRFNYRGVGKSEGEYGDNSGEVSDAIAIVQWLLKNREVEELYFAGFSFGAYIAAQAAAHTQALASVKVQHVLLIAPSVLNSPFEQVTPFGIDTTIIMGDADEIVPYHDVANWTQSLYPPVEMITLEGAGHFFHGRLTELKGHIKGLFSR
- a CDS encoding DUF1043 family protein, with the translated sequence MSAQLISSIFIFAVGIGIGILVQRYVLSRGTHVAILERELDKLKGEQLSMKDALQQHYSQTSDLAQNLTKSYQDLYEHIAKGASQFTEKPLADLKDALEQADSTLKVEAPKDYAEKVALSDQ
- the cysD gene encoding sulfate adenylyltransferase subunit CysD; translation: MSDYNLTHLKQLEAESIHIIREVAAEFDNPVMMYSVGKDSAVMLHLARKAFAPGVPPFPLLHVDTTWKFKEMIQFRDYMAKTSGMELLVHINQEGVAQGVGPFTHGSSKHTDIMKTEGLKQALNKYKFDAAFGGARRDEEKSRAKERVYSFRDKNHRWDPKSQRPELWNIYNGKVNPGESIRVFPISNWTELDIWQYIYLENIEIPDLYLAKKRPVVERDGTLIMVDDERMPLNEGEVPEEKMVRFRTLGCYPLTGAVESEAATLPDIIQEMLLTTTSERQGRAIDHDSSGSMEKKKQEGYF
- the cysN gene encoding sulfate adenylyltransferase subunit CysN, which gives rise to MSHQSELISQDILAYLKQHENKELLRFLTCGNVDDGKSTLIGRLLFDSKMIFEDQLAAIENDSVKHGTTGNKIDLALLVDGLAAEREQGITIDVAYRYFSTEKRKFIIADTPGHEQYTRNMATGASTCDLAIILVDARYGVQTQTKRHSFIASLLGIKHIVVAVNKMDLMDFSEDKFNEIKNDYLEFGKDLGLTNVHFVPLSALDGDNVVNRSERSPWYQGKTLMEILETVEINADRNLENFRFPVQFVNRPNLDFRGFCGTVASGIVRPGDEITALPSGKTSKVKSIVNFDGNMQEAFIDQAVTITLEDEIDISRGDMIVKTADKPQISKQLNADIVWMSEDAMKIGKQYDLKFASAANTGTFSKVHHRVDVNTMEQHDSKELKLNEIGLCELTLNKAVAFDAYKKNRATGAFIIIDRLTNVTVGAGMIVGGADSNTGESLVAVTSQEKADRFDQKPASIVLTGTNKHVLAGALDRKLFTLGKAAALVSRDDLGDNNPDDIARIMKQAGLIALCTFETAQADLAIDADKTSIDAAIAEIQDKGII